The DNA window CCGGCCCCTGGTATGAGCCTGGGATGACGGCGTCAATGCGGTCGTTCCCAGCACGTGACCACCGCGGCTGGCAGTGCCGGCATCAGTGGAGCTAGAACCTCCCGTCAATCGGCGCCTCGCGGATCAGCTGCCCCCGGAGCTCTCACCGCACCGGTAGCCTCGCCGCATGCCGACCGAGATCGTTTTTGAAACTCACTCCTGGAGCGAGGACAACGACCGTGGCATCGCCACCGGGTGGCTGCCCGGCCGGTTGTCGCCGCGAGGACGAGTGCTGGCAGCGGAGCTTGGCAAGCGCAGGCGAGACGACGGCATCGCCGCGGTGTTCGTCTCGGATCTGCGCCGGGCAGTGGAGACGGCCGACATCGCCTTCTCGGGAACTCAGATCCCGGTCCTGCACGACTGGCGGCTGAGGGAGTGTGACTACGGCGACCGCAACGGCATGTCCGCCGCCGAGTTGCACGAGCATCGGGATCGGTATCTCGATGAGCCCTACCCTGGTGGCGAAAGCTGGCGGCAGGCCGTACACCGGGTTGGTCGATTCCTCGATGACCGGTATCTGCGGTGGGTTGGCCAGCGTGTCCTGGTGATCGGACATGTCGCCACCCGATGGGCCCTCGACCACCAGATCGACGGGGTCCCCCTAGAAGATCTGATCAACGCCGACTTCGCCTGGCGTGAGGGCTGGGAGTACCGGATAGCCGACCCGCACAATCGACAGGACAGGACCTAGCGGACCACCAGCGTCGCGGTGGTGTGATGGACCAGCGAGGCGCTGATGCCGGTGATGGCCATCGTGAATGTGCCGCGCGGGGTTCGGCCAGCGGCGCTCACCCGCAGCGTGGGGGCGCCGGAGGCGCTCACGGGGTTCGGCGTGAAGCTGGCCGATGAACCGGTCGGCAGCCCGGTGACCTTCAGTGCCACCGCCTCGGTGAACCCTCCGATCGCCGAAGTCGAGACCGTGTAGGTGACGGCCCGGCCCCGCAGCAACGTTGTTCGGGAATGCGGCACGCTCATCGCGCCAGATCGCATGATCTGAACGGGTTCAATGTCCTGAGCCGTGCTCGCGGCCAAGTCCCGCATCGCGGCCCTTGACTATCGCCGCCGCCCGGTCCGGCACCTGCAGCTTCGTCAGCACGGTCGAGATGTGGTTGCGCACCGTCTTCTCCGACAGCACGAGCCGTCTGGCGATCTCGTGGTTGCGGCAGCCGGCCGCCATCAGGTCGAGCACCTCCCGCTCCCGCGGCGTAAGGTCCGGGAATACCTGGGCGGAGAAGTCTTTCTGCGCTCCGGTGAAGAAGGCCATGATCCGGCGGGCGACGGCAGCGCCGTACACCGCGTCGCCGGTCGCGACGGCCAGCACGGCGCGGACGATTTCATCGCGCTCGGCGCCCTTCACCAGGTACCCGTGCGCGCCGGCGCGGAGCGCCCCAAACACCGCCTCGTCGTCCTCATGCATGGTCAGGACGAGCACCCGTACGCCGGGCCAGCGCGCCCTGATCCGTCGGGTCGCCGCGGCGCCGTCCACCCCGGGCATCGCGAGATCGGTGAGCACGACGTCGGGTTGGGTCCGCTCCACGAGGGCGATCAGGCGCTCGCCGTCCGGCGCCTCCCCCAGCACCTCGATGGAGTCCGCTCCGCTCAACGCCGAGCGGAGGCCGAATCGGAACATCGGGTGATCGTCAGCGAGGACCACCCGGACCGGCGGCCGGTCTCCGCCTCCGCCGACGTTCGGGCTCACGACGCGTCCTCGATCGGGAGGCGGGCGACGACTGTCGTGCCACCCCGACCAGAACGCACCTCGAGACTGCCGCCGACCGACTCTGCCCGCCGGCGCATGGACGGCAGGCCGACCCCGGTCCCCGCCCCGTGGCCGGTCATTCCGCTTCCGTCGTCGGCGATCGTCACGACGAGTTCGTGCCTGCCGGTCGGCAGTTGCGCTCTCGTCATCGCTACGCTGACGGTTCGGGCGTTCGCGTGCCGCACAACGTTGGTCAGCGCTTCCTGGGTGATCCGGTAGGTCGCGGCTTCGACGGGAAGCGTCAACGTCGGCAGGTCGTCGATGTCTACGGACACCTCGACGGCCCCGTTGACTGAGTCGGCGTGCCGACGTACGGCATTGACGAGGCCAAGTTCGTCCAGGGTGACGGGACGGAGGTCGTCGATGATCCGGCGGACGTCGTTCACCGTGGTGGCGACCTCCTCCCGCAGCCGACCGACGATGGCCTGTGCTGTCGTGGTGTCGGCGGCGGTGATCGCGTCGTCGATCGCCTGCAGTCCGAGTCCGATGCCAGCCAGGGCCGGACCGAGCCCGTCGTGCAGGTCCCGACCGAGACGCTGACGTTCCGACCGGGTCGCGGCAACCACCCGGTCGCGCTCCAGCTGCAGCGCCTCCATGAGGTCAACGGCGCGCAGTACCACCGCGACCTGCGGCGCCAGCAGCCCGAGCAGGCGGCGGTCGTCAGGCGTGAACGGCGATGCGTGGTGCCGGTGCCCGACCTGTAGCTCACCGATGCGCTGTCCCTCGAGGAGGAGGGGTATCGCCTCGTGGCCGCCGGCGACGACGTCCGCCTCGCCGGCGTCGTAGCCACGATCCGGGCGCGCCACGGCCACCGGCCGGCCGTCCACCGCGACCACCGCCGCCCACGGGGCCCGTACGGCATCGGCCACCCCGGTCAGGACCCCGGCGAGCGCGTCACCCTCGGCCGCGACGGTGCCGCCGACCCGGGTGACCGCCTCGAGCGGGTCCCGGCGGGCTCCGTACACGAAGCGGTCCACGCCGCGCTGCAGGCGGTCCCGCAGCGGGGTGATGCCCACCGCCACCAGGGCCGCGGCCACGACGCCGGGCAGCCGACCGTGGTCGAGCAGGCTTCCGGCGAAGGCCGACACGCAGAAGTACACCCCCACGACGGCAGCGGTGAGCGTGCCGTAGGTGAGGGCGGGGCGCAGTACGATGCCGAGCAGGCGGTAGCGGATGACGCCGACACCCACCGCGACCGGTACGAGGAGCGCGACAACGGCGAGCACGGGCCGCGGCAGCGGGACGAAGAACGCGCCCAGGGTCAGCGGGATCACCGCGGCAACGAGCCAGGCGAGTTGCACTCGCTGAGGACCGCGAGCCCGTACCAGCCGCACGGCTGTCGCCACCCAGATCGTGGCCGTGCCGCAGATGATCGTCGCGAAGCAGGCGACGACGCCGACCGTTGTCCACCACCCGGTGGGCAAGACCGCTGGGGCTTGGCCTGCGCCGACATCGTCGTAGGAGTCCTGGCTGAACGTCGCGCCGACGGTGAGTACGGCCATGGCGATGACAACGCCGAGCACCGGCCACCGCCACCATCGGGCCGGCAGGCGACCGGTGGGATAGAGGGCCAGCAGGACGTTCGCCTGCAGCAGCAACGACGGGAAATAGATCATGACGGTGAGGAGGCCCACCCAGTCGGCGTACGGCCAGGGCGGGTCGGCCCGCGTGCCGAACGCGCCGTAGGTGTTGCCGCTGTTCGAGACGGACTGCAGCGCCCCGACCAGCACGAGAAGCCAGCCGATCCGGTTGCGCGGGCGCAGCGTGACCAGCAGCGCGCCGGTGACGACCCAGGCCAGCCCGGCCACGGCGACGGCCGGGGTCGGATCGAGGCCCTCCCCGAGCGGCGGCTGCGTGCTCGCCCAGCCCACCAGCGCGGCCATGGCGACGGAGGCTGCCACGACGAGCCACGCGAGCAGAACGGTCACCCGCGCCCCAGGAACGCGGACCGAGCCAGCGACCTCCA is part of the Micromonospora halotolerans genome and encodes:
- a CDS encoding histidine phosphatase family protein translates to MPTEIVFETHSWSEDNDRGIATGWLPGRLSPRGRVLAAELGKRRRDDGIAAVFVSDLRRAVETADIAFSGTQIPVLHDWRLRECDYGDRNGMSAAELHEHRDRYLDEPYPGGESWRQAVHRVGRFLDDRYLRWVGQRVLVIGHVATRWALDHQIDGVPLEDLINADFAWREGWEYRIADPHNRQDRT
- a CDS encoding response regulator transcription factor is translated as MSPNVGGGGDRPPVRVVLADDHPMFRFGLRSALSGADSIEVLGEAPDGERLIALVERTQPDVVLTDLAMPGVDGAAATRRIRARWPGVRVLVLTMHEDDEAVFGALRAGAHGYLVKGAERDEIVRAVLAVATGDAVYGAAVARRIMAFFTGAQKDFSAQVFPDLTPREREVLDLMAAGCRNHEIARRLVLSEKTVRNHISTVLTKLQVPDRAAAIVKGRDAGLGREHGSGH
- a CDS encoding histidine kinase; translated protein: MNHEVEVAGSVRVPGARVTVLLAWLVVAASVAMAALVGWASTQPPLGEGLDPTPAVAVAGLAWVVTGALLVTLRPRNRIGWLLVLVGALQSVSNSGNTYGAFGTRADPPWPYADWVGLLTVMIYFPSLLLQANVLLALYPTGRLPARWWRWPVLGVVIAMAVLTVGATFSQDSYDDVGAGQAPAVLPTGWWTTVGVVACFATIICGTATIWVATAVRLVRARGPQRVQLAWLVAAVIPLTLGAFFVPLPRPVLAVVALLVPVAVGVGVIRYRLLGIVLRPALTYGTLTAAVVGVYFCVSAFAGSLLDHGRLPGVVAAALVAVGITPLRDRLQRGVDRFVYGARRDPLEAVTRVGGTVAAEGDALAGVLTGVADAVRAPWAAVVAVDGRPVAVARPDRGYDAGEADVVAGGHEAIPLLLEGQRIGELQVGHRHHASPFTPDDRRLLGLLAPQVAVVLRAVDLMEALQLERDRVVAATRSERQRLGRDLHDGLGPALAGIGLGLQAIDDAITAADTTTAQAIVGRLREEVATTVNDVRRIIDDLRPVTLDELGLVNAVRRHADSVNGAVEVSVDIDDLPTLTLPVEAATYRITQEALTNVVRHANARTVSVAMTRAQLPTGRHELVVTIADDGSGMTGHGAGTGVGLPSMRRRAESVGGSLEVRSGRGGTTVVARLPIEDAS